The window CGGCCCGCCTTCACCGCCTTGCCGCCCAGCCGGATCTCACCCTCGGTGAGCGGATACAGCTGGGAGAGCAGCCGGGCGACGGTGGATTTCCCGGAGCCGGACTCCCCTACCAGGGCCGTGACGGTGCCGCGCCGCAGTTGCAGCGAGACGTCGTCGACGGCGTGGACGGTGCGACGCCGGCGCGAGACGAGATCGCGGCCGGTGCGGCGGACGGGGAAGTGCTTGGTGACTCCGCGTGCTTCGAGCACGATGTCGTCGATCTGATCGGTGGTGGTGGTCATGGCCGGTCCGTTTCCCCGTACTACTTGGAGGGCTTGAGCTTCAGCACGATCTGCAGCGCTGAGGGCTGGGTGTGCTGCGGCGGGGCGTACGGGTCGGCCTCGGTGGGCCAGCCCACCCAGTTCTTCGTGGAGTACTCGGCTCCGATGGGGGCGGCGGCCGTCGGGATCATCGGCGCCTGCTCGACCATGATCTTCTGGAGCTTGTTCATGGCCGCGGTGCGGGTGGCCTCCTCGGTGGCGTTGGCGAAGTCCTTGAGCGCCTGGGTCGCCTCGGGGCTCTTGAACCGGCCGAAGTTGCCTGTCTGGGAGGCCTTGCCGATGGGCTGGAGGATCGCGCCGTCCATGATGTTCTGGTACATGTCGTACGGGGTCGCACCGCTGTTGGTCCAGTGCAGGGTGGCGTCGAAGTTGCCGTTGGCGACGTCCGCGCCCCAGGCCTCGGCGGTCTGCGTCTTGACCTTCGCCTCGATGCCGAGTTGCTTGATGTTGTCCTTGATGATGGAGAGCCCGGTGATGTAGTCGTTCCAGCCGGCCGGGTCGGTGAACGTGAGCTTCACCGGCTTGCCGCTCGGGTCCTTGAGCACGCCGCCGGAGAGCTTGAACCCGGCCTCGTCGAGGATCTTCTTGGCGCCGGCCACATCGGGTGCGGTCGTGGCGCTCTTGTACTCGGGCGCCAGGAACGAGTCACCGGCGGGCAGCGGGATGCCGGTCGGGTTGGTGATCTCCGGGTAGAGCGTCGCCTCGGCCTGGGTGTAGATCGCCTTGCGGTCGACGACCATCGCCATGGCCTTGCGCAGCGCCGGGTTGTCGAACGGCTTGCGGGCGGTGTTGAACCACAGTCCGTGGATGCCGAGGCCCGAGGGGAACCACAGCTTGTGGTTCTTGGGGTCCTTGTTGATGAACAGCTGCTTGTAGTTCGGCATGAAGACGAACGACCACTCGAGCTTTCCGCTCGCCAGCGCCGTGGTCGCCGCGCTGTTGTCGTTGTACGCGCTGTACCGCAGCTCCTTGACCTTCGTCGCGCCCTTCCAGTACGTGGGCGTGGCGGTCAGCGTGGTGGTCTGCGGGGTGAACGTCTTGAGCTTGTACGGGCCGGAGCCGACCGGGTTCCGGTTGGGCCAGGTCTCCGGGTCCTTGACGCCTTCCCAGATGTGCTTGGGAACGATGAAGGTCTGGATGATCTTGTTCTGGTTGACGTACTGGGAGTCCTTGAAGGTCAGGACGACCTTCTTGCCCTCGACGGCGACGCCGTCGAACGGGATGCCGTTCCAGTTGAGCGCCGAGTGCGTCTTCAGCAGGTTGAACGTGTACGCGACGTCATCGGCGGTCAGCGGCTTGCCGTCGGCCCACTTCGCCTTGGGGTCGAGGCTGAAGGTGACCTTGGTGAAGTTGTCCTCCCACGTCCAGTCGGTCGCCAGCCACGGCTCGGCCTTGTCCGCGGGCTTGATCTGGTTCGTCATCGCCAGCGGCTCGTAGATCATGTAGCGGTAGCCGAGCGTGGCGCCGGCCGAGGTGTTCAGGAACGGGTTGCTGTTGTTGGTCTGCGGTCCGTCCGGCTTGCCCAGGGTCAGCACGCCGGAGGCGCCGCCACCCCCTTTGTTGGCACCCGAGTTGGCGGACGAGCAACCGGTGGCGAGCGCGACCACGACGGTGGCTATTGAGAGCGCTCTCAGTGCGGGGCGGCGGCGTGCGGACATGGCGACTCCAGGAAGGACTGCGGTTCCGGAGGATCCGGGACGGAGGGCGGTCGGCGCTCGGCGCGCCGGGTACGGGTGGTGCGGTTACTGCGGGTGGTACCGATGGTGCGGTGGTGCGGTTGGTGCCGAGGTGCGCGGGGAGGCGCGTGGGCGACAAGGGGTGCGGCGGCCGGGAGGGAGCCCGGCGGGACCGCTACGGCGCCGAGAGGCGCACGACCAGTTCGGTGGGCAGCACGACCGGTCCGTCGGGGGTGGCCGTGCCGCCGAGATGGGAGAGCAGCAGCCGCGCAGCCGTCTCACCCATCTGCCGGGTGGGCTGGCGCACGGTGGTCAGCGGTGGTTCGGTGTGCTCGGCCATCGGGATGTCGTCGAAGCCGACCACGGCGATGTCGTCGGGCACCGACCGGCCGGCCGCGCGCAACGCCCGCAGCACGCCCGCCGCGCTGATGTCGTTGTGCGCGAAGACCGAGTCGAACTGCGCGCCTTCGGCGAGGAGTTGTTCCACCGCCTGTCGACCGGACCGTTCGGTGAAGTCCCCGTGGACGACGAGATCGGTCTGCAGGACCGTACGGAATCCGTCCAGCCGGTCGCGTACACAGCCGAAGTGCTGGGGGCCCGTGAGGACCAGGGGCCTGGTGCGTCCGGCGGCCAGCAGATGGCGGGCGGCGGACGCGCCTCCTTCGTGGTTGGTGGTCACGACGGAGGGGAACTCGGGGTGGTGGCCGCGATCGTCGATGAGCACGATCGGCAGGCCGCCACGGTGCAGTGCGGTGAGGTGGTCCAGGGTGTTCTCGGGTTCGACGACGACGAGTCCGTCGAAGGCCCGCGCCGACACCTGGCTGGTGAAGCGCTCCACGGACTCGGCACCCCGGTTGCAGGTGAAGAGCAGCAGCCCGTAGTCGGCGGCCTCGACGGTGTCGACGACACCTTGGAGCACTTCGCCCATCCACGGCCAGGTGAGCGAGGGCACCAGCATGCCGACCGTACGGCTGCTGCCGCGGGCCAGTCCGACGGCACCCGAGCTGGGTACGTAACCAAGTGTTGCGATCACTTCGCGAACACGGGCTGCCGTTGAACCGTCCACCTCACCTTTGGCGTTGATGACCCGGGACACGGTCGTCTTGCTGACGCCGGCCTCACGGGCGACATCGGCGATGGTGACACGCATCGGGGGGCCTCCAGGACAAGGCGGGACAGGGTGCGGCACCGGTACCGCAACCGGTACCGCAACCGGTTCCGGAACCGGTACCGGCGTTGCGGCGTGAGTTAACCCCGCTGGAACAGTGCCGTCAATACTTCACGTCGACATTGGTCCGTACCCATATCCCCAGCAGGCAGGACGCGTTGCGCATTCAAGTTGTGAACACACGCCCCCTTGACGCGAGCCCTCAACAGCAGTTCACTCACGCCTCGATCGACGGCAACTCCCCCACAGTCCCTGCCGAGAAAGGCAGCAGCCCATGATCAGATCAAGCAGAGCCGCTCGCGCGCTGGTCGCCGCAGTGCTCGCGACCGCGGGTCTCAGCGGGCTCTCGTCCGGAACGGCGCAGGCCGCCGGTGAGACCGTGAACATCGCGCTGACCACGACGGACGACGCCGGTGGCCGACATGTCACCCGCGGCCTGGAAGCCCAGACCCCGATCGCCTTCGGCGCCGGGAACGGTGGCAGCGGCACGAACATCACGGTCGACGAGAACACCCGCTACCAGACGTTCACGGGCGGCGGCGCCTCGTTCACCGACACGGCCGCGTACTTGATGAAGAGCAGCGGGGCGCTCAGCCAGGCGACCCGCGACGCGACGATGAAGAAGCTGTTCTCCCCCACCGAGGGCATCGGGCTCTCGTTCGTACGCAATCCG is drawn from Streptomyces sp. NBC_01717 and contains these coding sequences:
- a CDS encoding ABC transporter substrate-binding protein, with protein sequence MSARRRPALRALSIATVVVALATGCSSANSGANKGGGGASGVLTLGKPDGPQTNNSNPFLNTSAGATLGYRYMIYEPLAMTNQIKPADKAEPWLATDWTWEDNFTKVTFSLDPKAKWADGKPLTADDVAYTFNLLKTHSALNWNGIPFDGVAVEGKKVVLTFKDSQYVNQNKIIQTFIVPKHIWEGVKDPETWPNRNPVGSGPYKLKTFTPQTTTLTATPTYWKGATKVKELRYSAYNDNSAATTALASGKLEWSFVFMPNYKQLFINKDPKNHKLWFPSGLGIHGLWFNTARKPFDNPALRKAMAMVVDRKAIYTQAEATLYPEITNPTGIPLPAGDSFLAPEYKSATTAPDVAGAKKILDEAGFKLSGGVLKDPSGKPVKLTFTDPAGWNDYITGLSIIKDNIKQLGIEAKVKTQTAEAWGADVANGNFDATLHWTNSGATPYDMYQNIMDGAILQPIGKASQTGNFGRFKSPEATQALKDFANATEEATRTAAMNKLQKIMVEQAPMIPTAAAPIGAEYSTKNWVGWPTEADPYAPPQHTQPSALQIVLKLKPSK
- a CDS encoding LacI family DNA-binding transcriptional regulator encodes the protein MRVTIADVAREAGVSKTTVSRVINAKGEVDGSTAARVREVIATLGYVPSSGAVGLARGSSRTVGMLVPSLTWPWMGEVLQGVVDTVEAADYGLLLFTCNRGAESVERFTSQVSARAFDGLVVVEPENTLDHLTALHRGGLPIVLIDDRGHHPEFPSVVTTNHEGGASAARHLLAAGRTRPLVLTGPQHFGCVRDRLDGFRTVLQTDLVVHGDFTERSGRQAVEQLLAEGAQFDSVFAHNDISAAGVLRALRAAGRSVPDDIAVVGFDDIPMAEHTEPPLTTVRQPTRQMGETAARLLLSHLGGTATPDGPVVLPTELVVRLSAP